A region of Dehalococcoidales bacterium DNA encodes the following proteins:
- a CDS encoding enoyl-CoA hydratase/isomerase family protein — MAYETIIYEKKNRVAYITQNRPDALNALSFQMSAELIEAFQEADNDDEVYVSVLTGVGRGFNVGADQKEAARVSRTGERRGGYGGYSAPAKAKKPVVCAINGICAGGGLILLGGCDVVICTDDTTFFDPHVEIGWLPLGETFASATYIPYGIAMRMALMGNSERMNAERAYQIGLVSEVVSKDKLMPRATEIAEIIASKAPLATRWIRRVMRQIMIDDPHAVPMAEAERWVHMPVNRSHDGIEGPRSFAEKRKPEWNGEGGPLERQTRNF, encoded by the coding sequence GTGGCTTACGAGACTATTATTTATGAGAAGAAAAACCGGGTAGCTTATATTACACAGAACCGCCCTGACGCTTTGAACGCATTGAGCTTCCAGATGAGCGCGGAGTTGATTGAGGCTTTTCAGGAAGCCGACAATGACGATGAAGTCTATGTTTCAGTGCTGACCGGGGTGGGGCGGGGCTTCAATGTGGGCGCTGACCAGAAAGAAGCGGCCCGGGTGTCACGTACCGGGGAGCGCCGGGGTGGCTACGGCGGCTACAGCGCACCAGCGAAAGCAAAAAAGCCGGTAGTCTGCGCGATTAACGGTATCTGTGCCGGCGGTGGACTGATTCTCCTGGGTGGCTGTGATGTGGTCATCTGTACTGATGACACCACCTTTTTTGACCCGCATGTGGAGATAGGCTGGCTGCCTCTGGGTGAGACCTTTGCTAGTGCGACTTATATCCCTTACGGAATAGCCATGCGCATGGCGCTGATGGGTAATTCGGAAAGAATGAATGCGGAGCGGGCTTACCAGATTGGTCTGGTCAGCGAGGTGGTGTCCAAGGACAAATTGATGCCGCGGGCAACGGAAATCGCCGAGATCATTGCTTCCAAGGCACCCCTGGCAACCAGATGGATACGGCGGGTAATGCGCCAGATTATGATTGATGACCCTCATGCCGTACCGATGGCGGAGGCGGAGAGGTGGGTGCATATGCCGGTGAACCGCTCACATGACGGGATTGAGGGGCCCCGTTCCTTTGCTGAGAAGCGCAAACCGGAGTGGAACGGTGAAGGTGGGCCGCTGGAGAGACAGACAAGGAACTTTTAA